CAAATGTATAATATTTTAAGAAAAATATTTAATTTATCCTAAAAAATCAATCTTTACCTTGCTGGTTATCAGTCTTTTTAAGGGTTTGATCTCGCATTTTTCGAATGTTTTCTTCATTTAGCATATAGTCTTTCAATTTCTTTCCTTGGCTTACAGAAATTAAAAATAGGGGCATAGCCACTAAAAAGATGCCTACAGTACCAAAACCAATATATTTATGTGCCAAAGGCATCTGCTCGTCTAAAATAGAAAATCCGTAAATAATACTGCCAAAAGACGCTAATAGTATAAGTGTGATGATGTATTTCATATGTTTAAAGTCAAAAGTCAAAAGTCAAAAGTCAAAAGTCAAAAGTCGAATGCCTAAGGTCACAAAAAAAATTATTTTTTTTAGAATTTTAATTATAAATAGTTTTGCCTTGAAAATATTTTTCTGCTTAAAAGCTGTACGCATTTTTTTAAAGTTCCCTTTTTGGGCCTAGGGGCTACCTACTTTGTGAAATTAATAAGTCTTCTGCGATAAGCCGTTAGTAATTTAGATTTTGAGATAAAACCAACATAGGTATTATTTTTGGTAACGGGCAAATTCCAGGCGCCACTATCTTGAAATTTTTTCATGATGTCTGTCATTTTATCCGTATTTAACTCTATGATTTCTGGTGGCGAATGCATAATATCACTAACAAAAACTTCATCATATAATTTTTGATTAAACATAATAGAGCGAATATCATCTAAAAGAATAATACCTAAAAGATGCTGATCATCAGGGTCAATGACAGGGAAAATATTTCGATTCGATTTTATTACCGCTTCGTTAACCAGATTACCCAAGGTCATTGTGGGATGTACAACCGCAAAATTAGCTTCGATAACTTTATCAATATCCATTAAAGTGAGTACGGCATGGTCTTTATCATGAGTAATCAGTTCGCCTTTGCGGCCTAATTCCATATTGTACACCGAATGTGGATGGGCATATTTAGTAATGGCATAGGAAATGGCAGCAGTAATCATCAACGGAATAAATAATTCATAACCTCCCGTAACTTCAGCGATTAAGAAAATGGCGGTCAAAGGTGCGTGCAAAACGCCAGCCATTAACCCTGCCATACCCACTAGGGTGAAATTACTTTCTGATACCTTGAAATTAAAATAACCTAGGTTATTAATTATTTTAGCGACACAGTTACCCATGATACTTCCCATAAAAAGCGTAGGGGCAAAAATACCACCCACACCACCAGCACCGAATGTAAGGGCACTGGCAATTATTTTAAAGGCAACTAGACCCATAAGCAACAATACAATCATCCAAATATTTGTGGCTTCAAATCCAAAAATATTATTGGCTAAAACTTCGGCTGTATTTCCTTGAACCAAGCTGTTGATGACATCAAAACCTTCACCGTAGAGTGGCGGAATAAAATAAACCAGCGCACCCAAACCTATTCCACCCAATAATAGTCGTTTTATAGGGGAACCAATGGTATCAAAAAGTTTTTGAACCTTTTCGTAAACCTCGGTAAAATAGATAGATGTTAATCCTGCAATGATCCCCAATACCGCAAAAAATGGAACATCACTAATTTTAAACGTATCTTCTATCTTAAAAGGCAAT
The sequence above is drawn from the Cellulophaga sp. Hel_I_12 genome and encodes:
- a CDS encoding chloride channel protein, with product MTVKKKTWFTKFLVWRVKHISERQFIYFLSILIGFTSGIAALILKNLTHFFQLLLEGNLVRYYHQAFYFVFPIIGFILVYLVIKYVIRHKVSHGIPSTLFAIAKHKGIMRKYQMFGSLITAPLTVGFGGSVGLEGPTVATGAAISSNISRMFHMNQTTRNLLIGCAAAGAMSSIFKAPIAAIIFAIEVFSLDLTIASMLPLLLASISAIITSYFFFGNDILLPFKIEDTFKISDVPFFAVLGIIAGLTSIYFTEVYEKVQKLFDTIGSPIKRLLLGGIGLGALVYFIPPLYGEGFDVINSLVQGNTAEVLANNIFGFEATNIWMIVLLLMGLVAFKIIASALTFGAGGVGGIFAPTLFMGSIMGNCVAKIINNLGYFNFKVSESNFTLVGMAGLMAGVLHAPLTAIFLIAEVTGGYELFIPLMITAAISYAITKYAHPHSVYNMELGRKGELITHDKDHAVLTLMDIDKVIEANFAVVHPTMTLGNLVNEAVIKSNRNIFPVIDPDDQHLLGIILLDDIRSIMFNQKLYDEVFVSDIMHSPPEIIELNTDKMTDIMKKFQDSGAWNLPVTKNNTYVGFISKSKLLTAYRRRLINFTK